The Podospora pseudocomata strain CBS 415.72m chromosome 1 map unlocalized CBS415.72m_1, whole genome shotgun sequence genome has a segment encoding these proteins:
- the HTS1 gene encoding Cytoplasmic and mitochondrial histidine tRNA synthetase (EggNog:ENOG503NVF4; COG:J), with translation MQSSWILAIRSVRPSRRLAPTLTFRPTCLSAPASRRCFHISSPRPQDINPAIEDMAPKAPKFEIKTPKGTRDWSGADMVLREKIFNTITNVFKRHGGVTIDTPVFELKEILAGKYGEDSKLIYDLADQGGELCSLRYDLTVPFARFLAMNKDISQIKRYHIAKVYRRDQPAVKKGRMREFYQCDFDIAGLYDPMIPDAEIIRIINEVFEGLGWQGKYTIKLNSRKILDGIFQVCGVPEASIRPISSAVDKLDKMPWEDVRKEMVEEKGLAPEIADKIGKYVVLKGKRDLLEQLQKDEELAANPSMQQGFADMDLLFTYLDAFNAGHSVSFDLSLARGLDYYTGVIYEVVTEGSAPKVSAASADASAEKSKKKKGKAGEDEDRSDDPTVGIGSVAAGGRYDNLVGMFSGKTQVPCVGISFGIDRIFSIMRANQAKKERKNEVDVFVMAFGGGKDFTGLLKERSEIAARLWDANIKAEFLYKVKPKLQNQFKAAEANGVPFALILGEDELAQGKIKIKEMGLPEDHPLKEGELIDLKNLTKEVQVRIERKKQLDAIVEQAEGLRVVGGIKGEDVKVEQLAKEGEGGEEVKAEN, from the exons ATGCAGAGCTCGTGGATACTTGCCATCCGGTCTGTTCGACCATCACGACGACTGGCTCCGACATTGACCTTCCGCCCAACCTGCCTCTCCGCTCCCGCTTCCAGACGGTGCTTCCACATCTCGTCACCGAGACCCCAGGACATCAACCCCGCTATCGAAGACATGGCGCCAAAGGCCCCCAAGTTCGAGATCAA GACCCCTAAGGGCACCAGAGACT GGTCCGGCGCGGACATGGTCCTTAGGGAGAAgatcttcaacaccatcaccaacgtctTCA AGCGCCACGGCGGTGTAACAATCGACACTCCTGTTTTTGAGTTGAAGG AGATTCTTGCCG GGAAATATGGAGAGGATAGCAAGCTCATT TATGACCTTGCCGATCAGGGCGGCGAGCTCTGCAGTTTGAGATACGACTTGACCGTCCCGTTCGCTCGGTTCCTGGCGATGAACAAGGACATTTCACAGATCAAGCGTTATCACATTGCGAAGGTCTACCGAAGAGACCAGCCTGCGGTCAAGAAGGGCCGTATGAGAGAGTTT TATCAATGCGA TTTCGATATTGCTGGACTCTATGACCCAATGATCCCAGACGCCGAGATC ATCAGAATCATCAACGAAGTCTTCGAGGGCCTTGGCTGGCAAGGAAAGTACACCATCAAGCTCAACTCACGCAAGATTCTTGATGGCATCTTCCAGGTCTGTGGTGTTCCCGAGGCCTCCATCCGCCCCATCTCGTCCGCCGTCGACAAACTTGACAAAATGCCATGGGAGGATGTCCGCAAGGAGAtggtcgaggagaagggacTTGCGCCAGAGATTGCCGACAAGATCGGAAAGTACGTCGTGCTTAAGGGCAAGCGGGACCTGCTCGAGCAGCTGCAAaaggacgaggagctggccgCCAACCCCTCGATGCAACAAGGTTTCGCCGACATGGATCTCCTCTTCACCTACCTCGACGCCTTCAACGCCGGCCACAGTGTCTCGTTCGATCTCTCACTAGCCAGAGGTCTGGACTACTACACTGGAGTTATCTACGAGGTTGTCACCGAGGGGTCAGCGCCCAAGgtttctgctgcttctgctgatGCCTCGGCGGaaaagtccaagaagaagaagggcaaggctggggaagatgaggatcGCTCTGATGACCCGACAGTAGGCATTGGCTCCGTCGCTGCTGGTGGAAGATACGACAACCTCGTTGGCATGTTCTCTGGCAAAACCCAGGTCCCTTGCGTGGGTATCAGCTTCGGTATCGACCGTATCTTCTCCATCATGAGGGCGAaccaggccaagaaggagaggaaaaaCGAGGTTGATGTCTTCGTCATGGCCTTTGGTGGCGGCAAGGACTTTACTGGTTTACTGAAGGAGAGAAGTGAGATTGCGGCCCGTTTGTGGGACGCTAACATCAAG GCCGAGTTCCTCTACAAGGTCAAGCCCAAGCTCCAAAACCAGttcaaggctgccgaggcgaATGGTGTGCCGTTTGCGCTTATTCTGGGAGAGGACGAGCTGGCTCAGGGCaagatcaagatcaaggagatgggTCTGCCGGAGGATCACCCGctgaaggagggagagctgaTTGATTTGAAGAACTTGACCaaggaggtgcaggtgaggattgagaggaagaagcagCTGGATGCTATTGTTGAGCaggcggaggggttgagggttgtgggggggatcaagggggaggatgtgaagGTTGAGCAGCTGGCtaaggagggagaggggggggaggaggttaagGCCGAGAACTAA